A window of the Verrucomicrobiota bacterium genome harbors these coding sequences:
- the recO gene encoding DNA repair protein RecO, producing MAIRARPLHRPRHPAPARLRRPLRDRPAPDEARGKPPRARTFAPLPIRRTRKTDRDIVSSETATGLILRTRPLTETSLIVHWLTTAQGRVATVAKGARRPKSTFRGKLDLFYLADFSFARSRRSELHTLREVSLRDTHPHLRENLHILQQAAYCAALIEQTTEMDTPLPGCFDLMQGFVAELDRVAPQPRTVLAFELKLLDLLGLKPAAAESSLSAGSRLILERLARDDWPALSPLKLSAAQVHELRQFLHGFLIYHLGKFPAGRAAALADG from the coding sequence GTGGCAATCCGAGCTCGTCCGCTACATCGCCCACGGCATCCTGCACCTGCGCGGCTTCGACGACCACTCCGCGACCGGCCGGCGCCGGATGAAGCGCGAGGAAAACCGCCTCGTGCGCGAACTTTCGCGCCGCTTCCCATTCGCCGCACTCGCAAGACCGACCGCGACATCGTGAGCTCCGAAACCGCCACCGGCCTGATCCTTCGCACGCGCCCGCTCACCGAGACGAGCCTCATCGTGCACTGGCTCACGACCGCGCAGGGCCGGGTGGCGACGGTTGCAAAGGGGGCGCGCCGGCCGAAATCCACCTTCCGCGGCAAGCTCGACCTGTTCTATCTCGCGGACTTCAGCTTCGCGCGCAGCCGGCGGTCCGAGTTGCACACGCTGCGCGAGGTGAGCCTGCGCGACACGCACCCGCACCTTCGCGAAAACCTGCACATTCTCCAGCAAGCCGCCTACTGCGCCGCGCTCATCGAGCAGACCACGGAGATGGACACGCCGCTGCCCGGGTGTTTCGACCTGATGCAGGGGTTCGTCGCGGAACTGGACCGCGTCGCCCCGCAACCCCGCACGGTGCTCGCGTTCGAGTTGAAACTCCTCGACCTGCTCGGCCTCAAGCCCGCCGCGGCCGAGTCGAGCCTCTCCGCCGGAAGCCGGCTCATCCTCGAGCGCCTCGCGCGCGACGACTGGCCCGCGCTCTCGCCCCTGAAACTGTCAGCCGCGCAGGTTCACGAACTGCGCCAATTCCTCCACG
- a CDS encoding PhoH family protein, translating into MPTETLHYENARQAQQLFNHDAKNLKSIENELGVKATAREGWISLEGAEESVLRAKQLFMHLEHALLSGAPVGNREFAAALHVVKHDGIAALRSLHDDKILTSARKAQVAPKTVGQKQYLAAIKAHDITFGVGPAGTGKTYLAMAMAVSALREGKASRIILTRPAVEAGEALGFLPGDLQEKLTPYLRPLHDALHDMLPAEEIQKHMERATIEIAPLAYMRGRTLNHAFIIFDEAQNSTAEQMLMFLTRLGHSSKAVITGDPTQIDLPGHKHSGLLEALRALRAIDGIRIVEFQKRDVVRHPLVQRIIAAYEEHRGGAPKA; encoded by the coding sequence ATGCCCACTGAGACCCTCCATTACGAAAACGCGCGGCAGGCGCAGCAGCTCTTCAATCACGACGCGAAAAATCTCAAGTCCATCGAGAACGAACTCGGCGTGAAGGCCACGGCGCGCGAGGGCTGGATCAGCCTCGAAGGCGCGGAGGAATCGGTGCTCCGCGCCAAGCAGCTCTTCATGCACCTCGAGCACGCGCTGCTCTCCGGCGCGCCCGTCGGCAACCGCGAGTTCGCCGCCGCGCTCCACGTCGTGAAGCACGACGGCATCGCCGCGCTCAGGAGCCTGCACGACGACAAGATCCTCACCTCGGCGCGAAAGGCGCAAGTCGCCCCGAAGACCGTCGGTCAGAAACAGTATCTCGCCGCGATCAAGGCACACGACATCACGTTCGGCGTCGGTCCCGCGGGCACGGGCAAGACCTACCTCGCCATGGCGATGGCCGTCTCCGCGCTCCGCGAGGGCAAGGCGTCGCGCATCATCCTGACACGCCCCGCGGTCGAGGCAGGCGAGGCGCTCGGGTTTCTTCCCGGCGACTTGCAGGAGAAACTCACGCCGTATCTCCGCCCGCTGCACGACGCGCTGCACGACATGCTTCCCGCCGAGGAAATCCAGAAACACATGGAGCGGGCCACCATCGAAATCGCGCCGCTCGCCTACATGCGCGGCCGCACGCTCAACCACGCGTTCATCATCTTCGACGAGGCGCAAAACTCCACCGCCGAGCAGATGCTCATGTTTCTCACCCGTCTCGGCCACTCGTCCAAGGCCGTCATCACCGGCGACCCGACGCAAATCGACCTGCCCGGCCACAAGCACTCCGGCCTCCTCGAGGCCCTCCGCGCGTTGCGCGCCATCGACGGCATCCGCATCGTTGAGTTCCAGAAGCGCGATGTCGTCCGCCACCCGCTCGTGCAGCGCATCATCGCCGCTTACGAGGAACATCGCGGCGGGGCGCCCAAAGCCTGA
- the ybeY gene encoding rRNA maturation RNase YbeY — protein MSATLPSESSRAAFAILNRQRLRRVDTRLLRRVVRALLHDLAQCRDYELAIHLVGAVEMARVNERFLRHTGSTDVITFEHPGSRPAALRGELFICLADAIAQARVFRTSWQSELVRYIAHGILHLRGFDDHSATGRRRMKREENRLVRELSRRFPFAALARPTATS, from the coding sequence ATGAGCGCCACCTTGCCTTCCGAATCGTCGCGCGCCGCGTTCGCCATCCTCAACCGCCAGCGCCTCCGGCGTGTGGACACCCGCCTGCTTCGCCGGGTCGTCCGCGCGCTGCTTCACGATCTCGCGCAGTGTCGTGACTACGAGTTGGCCATCCACCTCGTCGGCGCCGTCGAGATGGCGCGCGTCAATGAACGATTCCTCCGGCACACGGGCTCGACGGATGTCATCACCTTCGAACACCCCGGTTCGCGTCCCGCGGCGTTGCGCGGCGAACTCTTCATCTGCCTCGCCGATGCGATCGCGCAGGCGCGTGTGTTCCGCACCTCGTGGCAATCCGAGCTCGTCCGCTACATCGCCCACGGCATCCTGCACCTGCGCGGCTTCGACGACCACTCCGCGACCGGCCGGCGCCGGATGAAGCGCGAGGAAAACCGCCTCGTGCGCGAACTTTCGCGCCGCTTCCCATTCGCCGCACTCGCAAGACCGACCGCGACATCGTGA
- a CDS encoding HIT domain-containing protein: MEALHAPWRIQYILAPKDAAAQDSLFARLAASSDDLANLVIVRDRTCFAVLNRYPYNGGHVMVVPYKQVPDFNGLTDGELADLWLLARRCQNALARVMKPDGFNIGVNLGTCAGAGIAAHLHVHIVPRWNGDTNFMPVLGQTSVVPQALEELAGQLRFALA, translated from the coding sequence ATGGAAGCCTTGCACGCGCCGTGGCGCATCCAATACATCCTCGCGCCGAAAGACGCCGCGGCGCAGGACTCCCTTTTCGCGCGCCTCGCGGCGTCAAGCGACGACCTGGCAAACCTCGTCATCGTCCGCGACCGCACGTGCTTTGCGGTGCTCAACCGTTATCCCTACAACGGCGGCCACGTGATGGTCGTGCCCTACAAGCAGGTGCCCGACTTCAACGGCCTGACCGACGGCGAGCTTGCCGACCTCTGGCTGCTCGCGCGCCGGTGTCAGAACGCGCTCGCGCGCGTGATGAAGCCGGACGGATTCAACATCGGCGTCAATCTCGGAACCTGCGCCGGCGCCGGCATCGCCGCGCATCTGCACGTCCACATCGTGCCCCGGTGGAACGGCGACACGAACTTCATGCCCGTGCTCGGCCAGACCAGCGTCGTGCCGCAGGCGCTCGAGGAACTTGCCGGCCAACTCCGCTTCGCACTTGCATGA